A single window of Salvelinus sp. IW2-2015 unplaced genomic scaffold, ASM291031v2 Un_scaffold3001, whole genome shotgun sequence DNA harbors:
- the LOC112075142 gene encoding ictacalcin isoform X1, protein MKKGTGHCSFHFHQIKKEKERKGEGRAGCGNHCLKPTAHPPLPHSRLSSFSDCPSSHNFVTMSQVQQAIALLISAFHKYSGKEGDKTTLSKGELKDLLNAELGEIMGKNTDQAKVDKIFKDLDAXXDGSVDFQEYVTLVACLTMMCNEFFXKK, encoded by the exons ATGAAGAAGGGAACAGGACATTGCAGTTTCCATTTCCATCAGATAaagaaggaaaaggagaggaaaggggaggggagagcgGGGTGTGGTAATCACTGTTTAAAACCAACAGCccatccccctcttcctcactcccgtctctcttctttctctgactGTCCATCCTCGCACAACTTCG TCACCATGTCACAGGTCCAGCAGGCTATAGCATTGCTCATCTCAGCCTTCCACAAGTACTCTGGCAAGGAAGGCGACAAGACGACCCTGAGCAAGGGAGAACTCAAAGATCTGCTCAACGCAGAGCTTGGAGAGATCATGGGG AAAAACACTGACCAGGCAAAGGTTGACAAGATCTTCAAAGATCTGGACGCWYACMCAGATGGCAGTGTGGACTTCCAGGAGTACGTCACACTGGTGGCCTGCCTCACCATGATGTGCAATGAGTTCTTCAKKAAGAAGTGA
- the ppp1r35 gene encoding protein phosphatase 1 regulatory subunit 35 isoform X2 — MTRVGPLQQHPLAGCSDPDIRLVPLPAPVPLVPASLLRFPELDLSLPLSPDPPRPSPASLLRGRSHRQVRFASDEPVVVTVIAEPSKDPPPWXCPGHSSSYSKGKRLHGGDLXWRARSATKEEAPCXERGGSLXEGAELNTTLALRXELDNVAGAEFNSQKAVQEQLQKSDRTKNSISARATEGVNVPPSQHLYRALVSVNVEEEELISQALRDRLQLVSPTCSHGNKGGSAEREASPTKGGDYHTTPPAHPTPRRHNLRPLPQTHMLGGWTLTHTHTYSEPLD; from the exons ATGACCAGAGTAGGTCCCCTGCAGCAGCATCCTCTAGCAGGGTGCAGTGACCCAGACATCCGGCTGGTCCCCCTGCCTGCCCCGGTGCCCCTGGTCCCCGCTAGCCTCCTGCGGTTCCCGGAACTGGACCTGTCTCTCCCCCTCAGCCCAGACCCACCACGCCCCAGCCCGGCTAGCCTGCTGAGAGGACGCAGCCACCGGCAG GTGCGATTTGCCTCCGAYGAGCCTGTGGTTGTCACGGTGATAGCAGAGCCTAGCAAAGATCCTCCACCTTGGCAWTGCCCTGGACACTCCAGCAGTTACTCAAAGGGGAAAAGACTCCATG GTGGAGATCTGCMTTGGAGGGCAAGGTCAGCAACCAARGAGGAGGCTCCCTGTGWGGAGAGGGGTGGCAGCCTCCKTGAAGGGGCGGAGTTAAATACTACTCTGGCTCTGAGGMCTGAGCTAGATAACGTGGCAGGGGCAGAGTTTAACTCCCAGAAGGCCGTGCAGGAGCAACTACAGAAGTCAGACAGAACCAAGAACAGCATCAGCGCCCGGGCTACAGAGG GTGTGAACGTCCCTCCATCCCAGCACCTCTACAGGGCATTGGTCAGTgtgaatgtggaggaggaggagcttaTCAGCCAGGCTCTACGTGACAGGCTTCAGCTGGTCTCACCCACATGCAGCCATGGCAACAAG GGGGGATCTGCTGAGAGAGAAGCCTCTCCTACCAAGGGAGGAGATTACCATACAACGCCCCCAGCCCATCCCACGCCCCGCAGACACAACCTTCGACCTctaccacagacacacatgctgGGAGGCtggaccctgacacacacacacacttactctgaACCTCTAGACTGA
- the ppp1r35 gene encoding protein phosphatase 1 regulatory subunit 35 isoform X1, giving the protein MTRVGPLQQHPLAGCSDPDIRLVPLPAPVPLVPASLLRFPELDLSLPLSPDPPRPSPASLLRGRSHRQVRFASDEPVVVTVIAEPSKDPPPWXCPGHSSSYSKGKRLHGGDLXWRARSATKEEAPCXERGGSLXEGAELNTTLALRXELDNVAGAEFNSQKAVQEQLQKSDRTKNSISARATEGVNVPPSQHLYRALVSVNVEEEELISQALRDRLQLVSPTCSHGNKAEDSPDLQVFFRGDLLREKPLLPREEITIQRPQPIPRPADTTFDLYHRHTCWEAGP; this is encoded by the exons ATGACCAGAGTAGGTCCCCTGCAGCAGCATCCTCTAGCAGGGTGCAGTGACCCAGACATCCGGCTGGTCCCCCTGCCTGCCCCGGTGCCCCTGGTCCCCGCTAGCCTCCTGCGGTTCCCGGAACTGGACCTGTCTCTCCCCCTCAGCCCAGACCCACCACGCCCCAGCCCGGCTAGCCTGCTGAGAGGACGCAGCCACCGGCAG GTGCGATTTGCCTCCGAYGAGCCTGTGGTTGTCACGGTGATAGCAGAGCCTAGCAAAGATCCTCCACCTTGGCAWTGCCCTGGACACTCCAGCAGTTACTCAAAGGGGAAAAGACTCCATG GTGGAGATCTGCMTTGGAGGGCAAGGTCAGCAACCAARGAGGAGGCTCCCTGTGWGGAGAGGGGTGGCAGCCTCCKTGAAGGGGCGGAGTTAAATACTACTCTGGCTCTGAGGMCTGAGCTAGATAACGTGGCAGGGGCAGAGTTTAACTCCCAGAAGGCCGTGCAGGAGCAACTACAGAAGTCAGACAGAACCAAGAACAGCATCAGCGCCCGGGCTACAGAGG GTGTGAACGTCCCTCCATCCCAGCACCTCTACAGGGCATTGGTCAGTgtgaatgtggaggaggaggagcttaTCAGCCAGGCTCTACGTGACAGGCTTCAGCTGGTCTCACCCACATGCAGCCATGGCAACAAGGCAG AGGACAGTCCTGACCTGCAGGTTTTCTTCAGGGGGGATCTGCTGAGAGAGAAGCCTCTCCTACCAAGGGAGGAGATTACCATACAACGCCCCCAGCCCATCCCACGCCCCGCAGACACAACCTTCGACCTctaccacagacacacatgctgGGAGGCtggaccctga
- the LOC112075144 gene encoding growth hormone secretagogue receptor type 1 — protein sequence MDMSALGSGSSCSEDCVVGSGCLEDCGNQSDWTDWEWEXFSGAELVCVTAVCVLLLALGITGNMLTILVVWLRPHLRSTTYLYLSSMAVSDLLILLLMPLDLHYKLWRFRPWDLGDTVCKLSVFVSESCTYSSILHITALSLERYLAVCRPLTAKTLVTRTRVRTLIGCLWVVALISAGPVFAMVGVEELGGGEGESECRCTDYAVSSGLLGAMMWLSNLYFLMPLGILGVVYGLXGRKLWLRPQRSSRDRAQRHTIKMLGMIVLAFVLCWLPFHVGRTLFSVTLGSSADMYYISQYFNLVSFVLFYLSAAVNPILYNTMSARYRHAVRSLLRSHPPRSPHRTCTATTLYTTL from the exons ATGGACATGTCAGCGCTGGGCAGTGGGAGCAGCTGTTCAGAGGATTGTGTGGTAGGGTCTGGCTGTCTGGAGGACTGTGGGAACCAGAGTGACTGGACTGACTGGGAATGGGAGYACTTCAGTGGGGCTGAGCTGGTGTGTGTGACAGCcgtgtgtgtgctgctgctggcCCTGGGCATCACAGGAAATATGTTAACCATCCTGGTAGTTTGGCTCCGGCCACACCTGAGAAGCACCACCTACCTCTACCTGAGTAGTATGGCTGTCTCCGACCTCCTCATACTGCTTCTGATGCCTTTAGATCTGCACTACAAG CTGTGGAGGTTCCGGCCCTGGGATCTGGGTGATACAGTGTGTAAACTGAGTGTGTTCGTCAGTGAGAGTTGTACCTACTCCTCCATCCTCCACATCACCGCTCTTTCTCTGGAGCGCTACCTCGCTGTCTGTCGACCACTCACAGCCAAGACCCTGGTCACACGGACCCGCGTCCGCACTCTCATTGGCTGCCTGTGGGTTGTGGCCCTGATCAGCGCCGGGCCGGTGTTTGCTATGGTAGGGGTAGAGGAGCTGGggggaggtgagggggagagCGAGTGTCGCTGTACGGACTACGCCGTCTCCTCAGGCCTGCTGGGGGCCATGATGTGGCTCTCCAACCTCTACTTCCTGATGCCGCTGGGCATTCTGGGAGTTGTGTATGGCCTGATRGGCAGGAAGCTATGGCTCCGCCCACAACGCAGCAGCCGAGACCGCGCCCAGCGACACACCATCAAGATGCTAG GGATGATCGTGCTGGCGTTTGTTCTGTGTTGGCTGCCATTCCACGTTGGTCGGACGTTGTTCTCTGTGACTCTGGGCTCCAGCGCTGATATGTACTACATCTCTCAGTACTTTAACCTCGTCTCCTTTGTGTTGTTCTACCTCAGTGCTGCTGTCAACCCTATCCTCTACAACACCATGTCAGCACGCTACCGCCACGCTGTCCGCAGCCTGCTGCGCTCACACCCCCCCCGCTCGCCGCACCGCACATGCACGGCCACAACACTCTACACCACCCTGTAA
- the LOC112075142 gene encoding ictacalcin isoform X2 translates to MSQVQQAIALLISAFHKYSGKEGDKTTLSKGELKDLLNAELGEIMGKNTDQAKVDKIFKDLDAXXDGSVDFQEYVTLVACLTMMCNEFFXKK, encoded by the exons ATGTCACAGGTCCAGCAGGCTATAGCATTGCTCATCTCAGCCTTCCACAAGTACTCTGGCAAGGAAGGCGACAAGACGACCCTGAGCAAGGGAGAACTCAAAGATCTGCTCAACGCAGAGCTTGGAGAGATCATGGGG AAAAACACTGACCAGGCAAAGGTTGACAAGATCTTCAAAGATCTGGACGCWYACMCAGATGGCAGTGTGGACTTCCAGGAGTACGTCACACTGGTGGCCTGCCTCACCATGATGTGCAATGAGTTCTTCAKKAAGAAGTGA